In a single window of the Arthrobacter zhangbolii genome:
- a CDS encoding SRPBCC family protein produces the protein MGNPLTLNAPAGEPLLEYHRDFDFPVSDVFRAHTDPDLYARWVGPRDLDTRIDAFEARSGGTYRFVQSRGDDEFAFRGMFHTVRQDEFVLQTFEFEGYPDVVTLEYSAFTALPGGRSSVQGRSLYPSVESRDQFLTNGIEDGMSAGYDQLDELLASARTGG, from the coding sequence ATGGGCAACCCTCTGACCCTCAACGCTCCGGCGGGCGAACCACTACTCGAATACCACCGGGACTTCGACTTCCCGGTGAGCGATGTCTTCCGCGCGCACACGGACCCGGACCTGTATGCCCGGTGGGTCGGGCCGCGGGACCTGGATACCCGAATAGATGCTTTCGAGGCCCGCAGCGGAGGGACCTACCGCTTTGTGCAGTCGCGGGGCGACGACGAATTCGCCTTCCGGGGCATGTTCCACACGGTTCGGCAGGATGAATTTGTGCTGCAGACCTTCGAGTTCGAGGGGTATCCGGACGTGGTGACCCTTGAATACTCCGCCTTTACGGCCCTGCCCGGCGGGCGGAGCAGCGTGCAGGGCCGCTCCCTCTATCCCTCCGTGGAATCCCGCGATCAGTTCCTGACCAACGGCATAGAGGACGGTATGTCGGCCGGCTATGACCAGCTGGACGAACTGCTGGCATCCGCCCGGACAGGAGGATGA
- a CDS encoding amino acid permease produces MALGSAIGTGLFYGSASAIQSAGPAVLLAYMIGGAAVFLVMRALGEMAVRHPVSGSFGQYASRYLGPFAGFITGWTFAFEMAVVAIADVTAFGIYMGFWFPDVPRWIWILAVVLLIAALNLMRVKVFGETEFWLSILKVSAIIAMIVGGIAIIVFGFGLDDGATPGMDTLLGSGGFFANGFWGLLASFSIVMFAFGGIETIGITAGEAENPKKAIPAAVNTVPFRILLFYVCTLAVLMMIFPWQDIDGSTSPFVQIFDSLGIHAAAHILNAVVITAALSAINADIFGAGRMMYGLARQGQAPASFAKVSRNGVPWMTVAAMAVVLLAGVVLNALLPESLFTIIASIATFATVWVWLMILLSHIAMKREIARRNLPASEFGVPFWPVASYAALAFMVFIVVLLGIMPGTRVALIVGAVWIALLFVAYRLWVRGDGRVRAELADETGVDREAPLPGRV; encoded by the coding sequence ATGGCGCTCGGCTCGGCCATCGGCACCGGCCTGTTCTACGGTTCAGCGTCCGCCATCCAGTCCGCCGGTCCGGCCGTACTGCTGGCTTACATGATCGGCGGCGCGGCTGTGTTCCTGGTCATGCGCGCCCTGGGCGAGATGGCCGTCCGGCACCCGGTCTCCGGGTCCTTCGGCCAGTACGCCAGCCGCTACCTCGGCCCCTTCGCCGGCTTCATCACCGGCTGGACCTTCGCCTTTGAAATGGCGGTGGTGGCCATTGCAGACGTCACCGCGTTCGGCATCTACATGGGCTTCTGGTTCCCGGACGTGCCGCGCTGGATCTGGATTTTGGCGGTGGTCCTGCTCATCGCGGCACTGAACCTGATGCGGGTGAAGGTGTTCGGCGAGACCGAGTTCTGGCTGTCCATCCTCAAGGTTTCGGCCATTATTGCCATGATCGTAGGCGGCATAGCGATCATCGTGTTCGGTTTCGGGCTCGACGACGGCGCCACCCCGGGCATGGACACTCTCCTGGGCTCCGGCGGGTTCTTCGCCAACGGCTTCTGGGGCCTGTTGGCGTCCTTCTCGATTGTTATGTTTGCCTTCGGCGGCATTGAAACCATCGGCATCACCGCAGGCGAGGCAGAGAATCCGAAGAAGGCCATCCCGGCGGCCGTGAACACCGTCCCGTTCCGGATCCTGCTCTTCTACGTATGCACCCTGGCCGTGCTGATGATGATCTTCCCGTGGCAGGACATTGACGGCTCCACCAGCCCCTTTGTGCAGATCTTCGATTCGCTCGGCATTCACGCCGCGGCGCACATCCTCAACGCAGTAGTCATCACCGCTGCCCTCTCCGCGATCAACGCCGACATTTTTGGTGCCGGACGGATGATGTACGGGCTGGCCCGGCAGGGCCAGGCACCGGCGTCGTTCGCCAAGGTCTCCCGAAACGGCGTGCCGTGGATGACCGTGGCGGCCATGGCCGTGGTGCTGCTGGCCGGGGTGGTGCTCAACGCACTGCTGCCCGAGTCCCTGTTCACCATCATCGCCTCGATTGCCACCTTCGCCACCGTGTGGGTATGGCTGATGATCCTGCTTTCGCACATCGCCATGAAACGGGAGATAGCCCGGCGGAACCTGCCGGCGTCGGAGTTCGGCGTGCCGTTCTGGCCGGTGGCCTCCTACGCCGCGCTGGCGTTCATGGTGTTCATTGTGGTGCTGCTCGGCATTATGCCGGGCACCCGGGTGGCGCTGATTGTCGGCGCCGTCTGGATTGCACTGCTCTTTGTCGCCTACCGCCTGTGGGTGCGCGGCGACGGGCGGGTGCGCGCCGAACTGGCCGACGAAACCGGGGTGGACCGGGAAGCACCCCTTCCCGGACGGGTCTAG
- a CDS encoding glycoside hydrolase family 15 protein produces MTLPQPDRVDGYVDLRSYAAIGDGRTVALVALDGSIDWYPTPDLDSTPAFARLLDAANGGQIELRPAADFTVERSYVEGTNVLATTFFTDTGSVRVTDSLNTGVAGRLPWGELARRIEGLDGEVEMRWSVAPGSSFNTASPWVQHSVHGPVLQVQGTTMAVRGRDIGEEQASDRDLSGTFTTGAGSRHLLAVVSTHEEPLPLPDLDTIDDGVDRTIANWQDWSREFQYDGPWADAVERSALALKLLLHSPTGAIAAAATTSLPENVNGGKNWDYRFAWVRDTAYTLNAMIRFGLREEVHAAVSGMLKSVREQGTDLKVFTRLNGSRADGAEVLDLPGWRGIGPVVNGNDAAAQLQMGVFGDLFNIVQLYVDAGHVLDTGTGRYLADLADLACDVWQRKDSGMWELDEERHYTTSKLGAWHALSCASHLADLGQIPGTPERWRAEMERIRNWVETNCWSEERGSYVWYPGTDQLDASILLHAISGFDRGERMNSTLDALRGELGRGPLLYRFSGAEKEEGTFVACAFWMAAALDCVGRRDEAAALMDELVPLANDVGLYTEMIAEEDSSFLGNFPQGLSHLALITAALTLGEDRD; encoded by the coding sequence ATGACACTGCCCCAGCCGGACCGCGTGGACGGGTACGTCGATCTGCGCTCCTACGCTGCCATCGGTGACGGACGCACCGTGGCACTGGTTGCCCTGGACGGATCGATCGACTGGTATCCCACGCCGGATCTGGATTCCACCCCGGCATTCGCCCGTCTGCTGGATGCGGCGAACGGCGGGCAGATAGAGCTGCGGCCCGCTGCGGATTTCACCGTGGAACGCTCCTACGTGGAGGGCACCAATGTCCTGGCCACCACCTTCTTCACGGACACCGGAAGCGTGCGGGTCACCGATTCGCTGAACACGGGGGTGGCCGGCCGGCTGCCGTGGGGTGAACTGGCACGGCGGATCGAGGGGCTCGACGGCGAGGTGGAGATGCGCTGGTCCGTTGCCCCGGGCAGCAGTTTCAATACCGCCTCCCCGTGGGTGCAGCATTCCGTGCACGGGCCCGTGCTGCAGGTGCAGGGCACCACCATGGCCGTCCGTGGCCGGGATATCGGCGAGGAGCAGGCCTCCGACCGGGACCTCAGCGGTACCTTCACCACCGGTGCCGGGTCACGTCACCTGCTGGCTGTGGTCTCCACCCATGAGGAACCGCTGCCGCTGCCGGACCTGGACACCATTGACGACGGCGTTGACCGCACCATCGCGAACTGGCAGGACTGGTCACGCGAGTTCCAGTACGACGGTCCGTGGGCGGACGCCGTCGAACGCAGTGCGCTGGCGCTGAAGCTGCTGCTGCACAGCCCCACCGGGGCCATTGCCGCCGCGGCCACCACGTCACTGCCCGAAAACGTGAACGGCGGAAAGAACTGGGACTACCGGTTCGCCTGGGTTCGCGACACGGCCTACACCCTGAACGCCATGATCCGCTTCGGGCTGCGCGAGGAAGTCCATGCGGCCGTCTCCGGGATGCTCAAAAGCGTGCGCGAACAGGGCACGGATTTGAAGGTCTTCACCCGGCTCAACGGCAGCCGCGCCGATGGCGCCGAGGTACTGGATTTGCCCGGCTGGCGGGGCATCGGGCCGGTGGTCAACGGCAACGACGCCGCCGCGCAGCTGCAGATGGGCGTCTTTGGGGACCTGTTCAACATTGTGCAGCTGTACGTGGATGCCGGCCATGTCCTTGATACCGGCACCGGCCGCTACCTGGCGGACCTGGCGGACCTGGCCTGCGATGTCTGGCAGCGCAAGGACTCCGGCATGTGGGAACTGGACGAGGAACGGCACTACACCACCTCCAAACTGGGGGCCTGGCATGCGCTCAGCTGCGCTTCCCACCTGGCGGACCTGGGCCAGATTCCCGGCACCCCCGAACGCTGGCGGGCCGAGATGGAACGGATCCGGAACTGGGTGGAGACCAACTGCTGGTCCGAGGAGCGCGGCAGCTACGTCTGGTATCCCGGCACCGACCAGCTGGACGCCTCCATCCTGCTGCACGCCATCAGCGGGTTCGACCGCGGGGAACGGATGAATTCCACGCTGGACGCACTGCGCGGCGAACTGGGCCGCGGACCGCTGCTCTACCGGTTCAGCGGCGCCGAGAAGGAGGAAGGAACGTTCGTCGCCTGTGCCTTCTGGATGGCCGCCGCCCTGGACTGCGTGGGCCGCCGGGACGAGGCCGCAGCGCTGATGGATGAGCTGGTGCCGCTGGCCAATGACGTGGGCCTGTACACCGAAATGATCGCCGAAGAGGACTCCTCATTCCTGGGCAATTTCCCGCAGGGACTGTCTCACCTGGCACTGATCACGGCTGCCCTGACACTGGGCGAGGACCGCGACTGA
- a CDS encoding FadR/GntR family transcriptional regulator — MTSRLHNLVIESVGTRIISGDLAAGDTMHSEHLETELQVSRSVAREAVRVLQSLGLVESVKRVGIRVLPETSWNVFDPSVIRWRLAAAGKGAQLRSLTELRSAVEPAAAELAARHAPSDLGAELMAVAAKMRSVGRAGDLQQFLDLDIHYHGLVLAASGNEMFARMQSMIAEVLRGRTDYGLMPERPHEEALQLHMDVADAISGGDPEAARSAMDKIMRRTMEEVGSVWADEPRIFTQLP, encoded by the coding sequence ATGACGTCAAGGCTGCATAACCTCGTCATTGAATCCGTGGGCACCCGGATTATTTCCGGCGACCTCGCGGCCGGTGACACCATGCACTCCGAGCACCTCGAGACCGAGCTGCAGGTGTCCCGTTCCGTAGCCCGTGAAGCCGTGCGCGTGCTGCAGTCCCTGGGCCTGGTGGAAAGCGTCAAGCGCGTCGGCATCCGGGTCCTGCCCGAAACCAGCTGGAATGTCTTTGACCCCTCCGTGATCCGCTGGCGGCTGGCCGCGGCCGGCAAGGGGGCCCAGCTGCGCTCACTTACGGAGCTGCGCTCCGCCGTCGAACCCGCCGCCGCGGAACTCGCCGCCCGGCATGCCCCCTCCGATCTCGGCGCCGAGCTGATGGCCGTCGCCGCCAAGATGCGTTCCGTGGGACGCGCCGGAGACCTGCAGCAGTTCCTGGACCTGGACATCCACTATCACGGGCTGGTGCTCGCAGCTTCGGGCAATGAGATGTTTGCCCGGATGCAGTCGATGATCGCCGAAGTGCTGCGTGGCCGGACCGACTACGGGCTGATGCCCGAGCGCCCGCATGAGGAGGCCCTGCAGCTGCACATGGACGTTGCCGACGCGATATCGGGGGGCGACCCCGAGGCCGCCCGCAGTGCCATGGACAAGATCATGCGCCGCACCATGGAGGAAGTTGGCAGTGTCTGGGCCGACGAACCGCGGATTTTTACGCAGCTGCCCTAG
- a CDS encoding VOC family protein produces MDWALEVVQVPVSDLDRAVSFYRDQLGFVLDHRTTTDQMDFAQLTPPGSGCSIVLGMAQMAPGSLHGLQLVVPDARAARQELVERGVDAGDVTVIDPRDGGTLFGFSDPDGNSWTVQEMKVRAGRPLIPLEARIGYGADQD; encoded by the coding sequence ATGGATTGGGCCCTCGAAGTGGTGCAGGTTCCGGTCAGTGACCTGGACCGCGCGGTGAGCTTCTACCGTGATCAATTGGGCTTTGTCCTGGATCACCGCACCACCACTGACCAGATGGATTTCGCCCAGCTGACTCCGCCGGGTTCGGGCTGCTCAATAGTCCTGGGCATGGCGCAGATGGCACCGGGGTCCCTGCACGGACTGCAGCTGGTGGTCCCTGATGCCCGGGCTGCCCGGCAGGAGCTGGTGGAGCGCGGTGTTGACGCCGGCGATGTCACGGTCATCGACCCGCGCGACGGCGGGACGCTGTTCGGGTTCTCGGACCCGGACGGCAATTCGTGGACGGTTCAGGAAATGAAGGTCCGCGCCGGCCGCCCCCTGATTCCCCTCGAGGCGCGCATCGGCTACGGCGCAGACCAGGACTGA
- a CDS encoding SRPBCC family protein has protein sequence MTNALQLSVPDGVPFIDFSREVDYPVAQVFRAYADPDLILQWLGPRGMKMEINHYNFRTGGSYSYIHTGPDGVPYEFRGIFHTVRENEAAIQTFEFSGYPDVTSLEFMTLTALDGGRTRITAHAVYPSMEARDGMAASGMEAGVAEGFDRMDELLAQLQPEPLQGRGA, from the coding sequence ATGACCAACGCACTGCAGCTTTCCGTCCCCGACGGTGTTCCGTTCATCGATTTCAGCCGTGAAGTGGACTACCCCGTCGCCCAGGTGTTCCGCGCCTACGCCGACCCTGACCTGATCCTCCAGTGGCTGGGGCCGCGCGGAATGAAAATGGAGATCAACCACTACAACTTCCGCACCGGCGGCTCCTACAGCTACATCCACACCGGACCGGACGGGGTGCCCTACGAGTTCCGCGGGATTTTCCACACCGTCCGGGAAAACGAAGCCGCCATCCAGACCTTCGAGTTCTCCGGCTACCCCGATGTGACCAGCCTTGAGTTCATGACACTGACAGCGCTCGACGGCGGCCGCACCCGGATCACTGCCCACGCCGTCTACCCGTCCATGGAGGCACGGGACGGGATGGCCGCCTCCGGCATGGAGGCGGGTGTCGCCGAGGGCTTTGACCGGATGGATGAACTTCTCGCCCAGCTCCAGCCGGAACCGCTGCAGGGACGGGGTGCGTGA
- a CDS encoding NmrA/HSCARG family protein, translating into MSANSTELYGVFAATGKQGSATAEALLEQGARVRALVRRTDSQQARDLEARGAEVVLADLDRPETLRPAMEGLDALWFMTTMNTPAGPAGEPPMAKALGDAAVEAGVRRLVFSSVDGAERNSSVPHFDSKYDAEQYLRELPVGLTVVRPVFFMENLPYLSTVEDGETVLRMPLPDGIPLQMVAVRDVGRVAAAALLDPSAVPGGALGIAGDELTGSEIANVLGATAGRPGRYEALPLESLEGQADSQAMFRWFGELPAYQGDFEATNTLAGGALDLDGWLATR; encoded by the coding sequence ATGTCCGCTAACAGCACTGAGCTTTACGGCGTTTTCGCCGCCACAGGGAAACAGGGTTCAGCGACCGCCGAGGCCCTGCTGGAGCAGGGTGCCCGGGTCCGCGCCCTTGTGCGGCGGACGGATTCTCAGCAGGCCAGGGACCTGGAAGCACGCGGCGCCGAGGTGGTCCTGGCGGACCTGGACCGCCCGGAGACGCTCCGTCCGGCCATGGAGGGTTTGGACGCACTGTGGTTTATGACCACCATGAACACTCCCGCCGGTCCGGCCGGGGAGCCGCCCATGGCCAAGGCGCTCGGTGATGCCGCCGTGGAGGCCGGCGTCCGGCGCCTGGTCTTCAGTTCCGTGGACGGCGCCGAACGGAACAGCAGCGTGCCGCACTTCGACAGCAAGTACGACGCCGAGCAATACCTGCGGGAGCTGCCCGTGGGGCTCACCGTGGTTCGTCCGGTCTTTTTTATGGAGAACCTGCCGTATCTTTCCACAGTAGAGGACGGGGAAACGGTGCTGCGGATGCCCCTGCCGGACGGGATTCCGCTGCAGATGGTGGCCGTGCGCGACGTCGGCCGGGTGGCCGCTGCGGCGCTGCTGGACCCGTCAGCGGTACCCGGCGGCGCGCTAGGCATCGCCGGAGACGAACTGACCGGAAGCGAGATAGCGAATGTGCTCGGTGCCACCGCCGGCCGGCCCGGACGGTATGAGGCGCTTCCCCTGGAGTCGCTGGAGGGACAGGCTGACTCGCAGGCGATGTTCCGCTGGTTCGGTGAGCTGCCTGCCTATCAGGGGGACTTCGAGGCAACCAACACGCTGGCCGGCGGTGCGCTGGACCTGGACGGCTGGTTGGCCACCCGCTGA
- the gluQRS gene encoding tRNA glutamyl-Q(34) synthetase GluQRS, with protein MPTSDAAGRFAPSPTGELHVGNLRTALLAWLFARSTGRRFLLRMEDLDRVRSGAEAAQLRDLAAVGLDWDGGIVRQSERGNLYLEAINRLRRDGLVYECFCTRREVAEASSAPHAPPGAYPGTCRNLTEEQRAVRRRERPAALRLRAQVPGFTVTDELHGEYTSAVDDLVLLRNDGVPSYNLAVVLDDALQGIDQVVRGDDLLSSAPRQAYLGSLLGAPPVRYAHVPLAVNTAGQRLAKRDGAVTLPDLAAAGIDADAARELILGSLGLPGTLDAALAQFDPARIPREPWIFEARKTA; from the coding sequence GTGCCTACCTCCGACGCCGCCGGCCGCTTCGCCCCCAGCCCCACCGGAGAGCTGCATGTGGGCAACCTGCGCACCGCCCTGCTGGCCTGGCTGTTCGCGCGCAGCACCGGGCGGCGGTTCCTGCTCCGGATGGAGGACCTGGACCGGGTCCGTTCCGGCGCCGAAGCAGCGCAGCTGCGTGACCTGGCCGCCGTCGGGCTGGACTGGGACGGCGGGATAGTCCGGCAGTCCGAACGCGGCAACCTCTACCTCGAAGCGATCAACCGGCTGCGCAGGGACGGACTGGTGTACGAGTGCTTCTGCACCCGCCGGGAAGTGGCGGAGGCTTCCTCCGCCCCGCATGCCCCGCCCGGTGCCTACCCCGGTACCTGCCGGAACCTCACCGAGGAACAGCGCGCGGTACGACGGCGTGAGCGGCCCGCGGCGCTGCGCCTGCGCGCGCAGGTGCCCGGGTTCACGGTGACCGATGAGCTGCACGGCGAGTACACCTCCGCCGTGGATGACCTGGTGCTGCTGCGCAATGACGGGGTGCCCTCCTACAACCTGGCCGTGGTGCTAGATGACGCCCTGCAGGGCATCGACCAGGTGGTGCGCGGAGATGACCTGCTCAGCTCCGCACCGCGGCAGGCCTACCTGGGCTCCCTGCTCGGGGCTCCCCCGGTGCGTTACGCGCATGTGCCGCTGGCCGTGAACACCGCCGGACAGCGGCTGGCCAAGCGCGACGGGGCGGTCACCCTTCCGGACCTTGCCGCCGCCGGTATTGACGCTGATGCCGCCCGGGAACTCATTCTGGGCTCACTGGGACTGCCCGGGACCCTGGACGCCGCACTGGCGCAGTTCGACCCGGCACGGATTCCGCGGGAGCCCTGGATTTTCGAGGCACGCAAAACCGCCTGA
- the ppk2 gene encoding polyphosphate kinase 2 translates to MPTNKSTRETPKDASPDGLGENGRKDVRRVSVSEDYVEELEEIQELNRKGKKVKVKADDDAWRQNYPYDTKLSRRSYERQKRLLQIELLKMQLWVKETGQKMLLIFEGRDAAGKGGAIKRFNEHLNPRGARVVALEKPTAEEQTQWYFQRYIRTLPSGGEIVMMDRSWYNRSGVERVMGYCTPAQYLEFMREVPELERMLVNSGTLLHKLWFSVGREEQLARFAARETDPVKQWKLSPTDLASLDKWDAYTEAKEAMFFYTDTGDAPWTVVKSNDKKRARLEAMRYVLSTVDYPNKDTSIAHEPDPLIVGRAANHFEEDEQSHGSFPVVRPQGNAGASSS, encoded by the coding sequence ATGCCAACAAATAAGAGCACCCGTGAAACACCGAAGGATGCCTCCCCTGATGGGCTGGGTGAAAACGGCCGGAAAGACGTACGGCGGGTTTCCGTTTCAGAGGACTATGTCGAGGAACTCGAAGAGATCCAGGAACTGAACCGCAAAGGCAAAAAGGTCAAGGTCAAGGCTGACGATGATGCCTGGCGGCAGAACTACCCCTATGACACCAAACTCAGCCGGCGCAGCTATGAGCGGCAGAAACGGCTGCTGCAGATTGAACTGCTGAAGATGCAGCTCTGGGTGAAGGAAACCGGCCAGAAAATGCTGTTGATTTTCGAGGGCCGGGACGCCGCAGGCAAGGGCGGTGCCATCAAGCGCTTCAATGAGCATTTGAATCCCCGCGGCGCCCGCGTCGTGGCCCTGGAGAAACCCACTGCTGAGGAACAGACGCAGTGGTACTTCCAGCGGTATATCCGCACCCTGCCCAGCGGCGGGGAGATCGTGATGATGGACCGGTCCTGGTACAACCGGTCCGGTGTGGAACGGGTGATGGGGTACTGCACGCCGGCGCAGTATCTGGAGTTCATGCGTGAGGTGCCCGAGTTGGAACGCATGCTGGTCAACTCCGGCACGCTGCTGCACAAGCTGTGGTTCTCCGTGGGACGCGAGGAGCAGCTGGCCCGGTTCGCCGCCCGCGAGACGGACCCCGTGAAACAGTGGAAGCTCTCCCCTACCGATCTGGCCAGCCTGGATAAGTGGGATGCCTACACCGAGGCCAAGGAAGCCATGTTCTTCTACACCGACACCGGGGACGCCCCCTGGACGGTGGTGAAGTCGAATGATAAAAAACGTGCCCGGCTCGAAGCCATGCGCTATGTACTCAGCACCGTGGATTATCCGAACAAGGACACCTCCATTGCCCACGAACCGGACCCGCTGATAGTGGGACGGGCCGCCAACCACTTCGAAGAGGACGAGCAGTCACACGGCAGTTTCCCCGTGGTCCGGCCACAGGGCAACGCCGGCGCCTCGAGCTCGTAA
- a CDS encoding GmrSD restriction endonuclease domain-containing protein — protein MTSLRTKVLSLLALPAVLFGAAACTPVAESVPGAAPSSAAAAPAVTETPADSAAAPAETPAPSAAAGTALEQLAGIPIKGRAPKTGYDREQFGPAWADTDRNGCDTRNDILARDLVDVVYKDGTKECVVASGTFLDPYTGATIGFVRGNTTSTAVQIDHVVALSDAWQKGAQQLSAEERRLFANDPLNLMAADGPANGAKSDGDAATWLPANKAFRCEYVARQTAVKAEYRLWMTQAEHDAIATVLAGCPDQPVPERAGTASASVAAGTGAGVAEAAVKPGPGTAPFAGDAAPVYANCSAVKAAGAAPIRTGDPGWDPKFDRDGDGVGCES, from the coding sequence ATGACTTCACTACGCACCAAAGTTCTGTCCCTTCTTGCCCTGCCCGCGGTCCTGTTCGGCGCCGCCGCCTGCACCCCTGTTGCCGAGAGTGTTCCCGGCGCCGCGCCGTCGTCCGCAGCAGCAGCCCCCGCCGTCACGGAGACGCCCGCGGATTCCGCCGCGGCACCGGCCGAAACGCCGGCACCGTCGGCCGCGGCCGGCACGGCACTCGAGCAGCTCGCCGGCATCCCGATCAAGGGCCGTGCACCGAAAACGGGCTATGACCGTGAGCAGTTCGGGCCGGCCTGGGCGGACACGGACCGCAACGGCTGCGACACCCGCAATGACATCCTCGCCCGCGACCTCGTGGACGTGGTCTACAAGGACGGCACCAAGGAATGCGTCGTTGCGTCCGGCACCTTCCTGGACCCGTACACCGGGGCAACCATCGGTTTTGTCCGCGGCAACACCACCAGCACCGCCGTGCAGATTGACCATGTGGTGGCACTGTCCGACGCCTGGCAGAAGGGGGCGCAGCAGCTCAGCGCCGAGGAGCGGCGGCTGTTCGCCAATGATCCGCTGAACCTGATGGCCGCGGACGGTCCGGCCAACGGCGCCAAGTCCGACGGCGACGCCGCCACCTGGCTGCCGGCGAACAAGGCCTTCCGGTGCGAATACGTGGCCCGGCAGACTGCGGTCAAGGCGGAATACCGGCTGTGGATGACCCAGGCCGAGCATGACGCCATCGCGACCGTGCTCGCCGGCTGCCCGGACCAGCCGGTGCCCGAGCGTGCCGGAACCGCGTCCGCGTCGGTCGCTGCCGGGACCGGGGCAGGCGTGGCCGAGGCAGCCGTCAAGCCCGGGCCCGGGACTGCTCCCTTCGCCGGTGACGCAGCGCCCGTTTATGCCAACTGCTCAGCGGTGAAGGCCGCCGGAGCCGCCCCCATCCGCACCGGCGATCCCGGCTGGGATCCCAAGTTTGACCGGGACGGCGACGGCGTCGGCTGCGAGTCCTAG
- a CDS encoding ArsR/SmtB family transcription factor: MDSHSDEPLLDQAFLALADPVRRQIIARLSRGPATVNELAEPFEISKQAVSKHIQVLEHARLVTRSRDAQRRPVHLNPARLEALTAWIGQYRLVREEQFRSLDAVLHAQAAAKGGPQAKDPS, translated from the coding sequence ATGGACTCCCACAGCGACGAACCCCTTCTGGACCAGGCCTTCCTGGCCCTGGCCGATCCGGTCCGCCGCCAAATCATTGCCCGGCTCTCCCGGGGTCCGGCCACGGTCAACGAACTGGCGGAACCCTTCGAGATCTCCAAGCAGGCGGTCTCGAAGCACATCCAGGTCCTCGAGCATGCCCGGCTTGTCACGCGCAGCCGTGACGCTCAGCGCAGGCCCGTCCATCTGAATCCCGCACGGTTGGAGGCGCTCACCGCCTGGATCGGCCAATACCGGCTGGTCCGCGAGGAGCAGTTCCGCAGCCTTGACGCCGTGCTTCACGCACAGGCCGCAGCGAAAGGCGGCCCGCAGGCAAAGGATCCATCATGA